The following are encoded in a window of Rhodothermus bifroesti genomic DNA:
- a CDS encoding NAD+ synthase produces the protein MKIALAQINPIVGDLQGNRRKIVHYAHQAYQQGAELVIFPEMCISGYPPQDLLDMPAFIEAVAHTVETVALEVPSALGVIVGAPVPNESPVGKRLFNAALLLEGGRIVAKVAKRLLPTYDVFDEYRYFEPAPPQPVIHWRGLRLGLHICEDMWNNEDWAPYHLYEENPIDELAAQGIDLFVNISASPFSIGKHALRNRLIAGICRKHHVPFVYVNQVGANTELIFDGDSRVHAPDGTLWCCAPSFQETLLIWDTEASYAAYVRNRTDIEDLHDALVLGLRDYFFKTGAFSKVVLGLSGGIDSAVTCALAVTALGPERVVGVAMPSKYSSPESVEDARQLAENLGIAFHVIPIMPAVEAFRTMLHPVFDDLPEDVTEENIQARVRGLTLMALSNKFGYLLLSTGNKSEMAVGYVTLYGDTNGGLAVLADVYKTQVYRLAYYINARAGRELIPQRTLTKPPSAELRPGQKDTDTLPPYEVLDVILQRYIEYREEVDEIVAATGLDRTLVADILRRVDRNEYKRRQVPPGLRVTGKAFGIGRRLPIVMHWNRAVLEEVRRNHAAALQTQPERTP, from the coding sequence ATGAAGATTGCGCTGGCTCAGATTAACCCCATCGTCGGCGACCTGCAAGGCAACCGGCGCAAGATCGTCCACTACGCGCACCAAGCCTATCAACAAGGCGCCGAGCTGGTCATTTTTCCAGAGATGTGCATCTCGGGCTATCCGCCGCAGGATTTGCTCGACATGCCCGCTTTCATTGAGGCTGTCGCTCACACGGTCGAGACCGTCGCGCTAGAGGTGCCATCCGCGCTGGGCGTCATCGTCGGCGCCCCAGTGCCTAATGAAAGCCCTGTGGGCAAACGCCTGTTTAACGCAGCGCTGCTTCTGGAAGGCGGCCGCATTGTAGCTAAAGTAGCCAAACGGCTGCTGCCCACCTATGACGTGTTTGACGAGTATCGCTACTTTGAGCCTGCCCCTCCTCAACCGGTAATCCACTGGCGTGGTCTGCGCTTAGGGCTGCACATCTGCGAGGATATGTGGAATAATGAGGACTGGGCACCTTACCACCTCTACGAAGAAAATCCCATCGATGAACTCGCCGCTCAGGGCATTGACCTTTTCGTGAATATCAGTGCTTCACCATTTTCCATCGGCAAACACGCGTTGCGCAACCGCCTCATCGCAGGAATCTGCCGCAAACACCACGTGCCGTTTGTATACGTCAACCAGGTGGGGGCCAACACTGAACTGATTTTCGATGGCGACAGTCGCGTCCATGCCCCCGATGGAACGCTCTGGTGCTGTGCCCCTTCGTTCCAAGAAACCTTGCTGATTTGGGATACCGAGGCTTCTTACGCAGCTTACGTACGCAACCGCACGGACATTGAAGACTTGCACGATGCCTTGGTCCTAGGCCTGCGGGATTATTTTTTCAAAACAGGCGCTTTTTCTAAAGTCGTGCTGGGACTCTCAGGGGGTATCGATTCAGCGGTCACCTGCGCACTTGCTGTCACTGCCCTAGGTCCTGAGCGCGTAGTGGGTGTAGCCATGCCCTCGAAATATTCCTCACCAGAATCGGTCGAAGATGCTCGTCAACTTGCGGAAAACTTGGGGATCGCATTTCACGTCATCCCCATCATGCCTGCTGTTGAAGCATTCCGCACCATGCTACATCCGGTCTTTGACGATTTGCCCGAAGACGTAACCGAAGAAAACATCCAAGCACGCGTGCGCGGCCTAACGCTTATGGCTTTATCGAATAAGTTTGGCTATTTGCTGCTCTCCACAGGAAACAAAAGCGAAATGGCTGTTGGCTATGTTACGCTCTATGGCGACACCAACGGGGGCCTGGCTGTGCTGGCCGACGTATACAAAACGCAGGTCTATCGACTGGCCTATTATATCAATGCGCGGGCAGGCCGCGAGCTCATCCCCCAACGCACCCTGACCAAACCTCCTTCGGCTGAATTGCGCCCAGGCCAGAAAGATACCGATACGCTTCCGCCCTACGAAGTGCTGGACGTTATCCTTCAGCGCTACATCGAATACCGAGAAGAAGTGGATGAGATCGTAGCGGCAACTGGACTTGACCGCACCCTGGTAGCCGATATTTTGCGCCGCGTCGACCGCAACGAGTACAAGCGCCGTCAGGTCCCCCCAGGCTTGCGGGTCACTGGCAAAGCCTTTGGCATCGGGCGCCGCTTGCCCATTGTGATGCACTGGAACCGGGCCGTACTGGAAGAAGTGCGACGCAACCATGCTGCTGCGTTGCAAACCCAGCCTGAACGCACCCCATGA
- a CDS encoding sensor histidine kinase encodes MKLLDHCSLRAQLIGIVLVTCAAILFVNAGLFALYDLAQFRQAKENELSVLAQVIGEHSVAALVFQDAEAATASLEGLRTIPYVQLAVLYTLSGQPFAWYLPGELRSGLPARVPEPGYREGVLHYVAPVYWDGQPQGYVYLAASLADWRDRVRNYATIGSIVLLFSLGIGFLLLSLLQQRVSRPLAQLADASQQVATSYDYTIRVPVEGPQELQKLAAAFNEMLKRVQEHQAVLVAAKEAAEEMSRLKSTFLANLNHEIRTPLAGILGYAQILQEVLENPEQREMAQIIEQSGRRLLDTLDALLYLACLEAGTVRVQHQPLDVVAATQQVVAELLPMAQAKGLTCTVHSTAPQLEFCVDAGLWERLVKSLVHNAIKFTQAGYVRVLLDSDETTAQLQVIDTGIGIPEEAQSMIFEAFKQVSEGLTRDYEGSGLGLAIVQRIVRLLGGQIYVESQPGVGSIFTVILPRCREVEEVKPLSASAIVGRT; translated from the coding sequence ATGAAGCTGCTAGACCATTGCTCCTTGAGAGCCCAGCTTATTGGGATTGTGCTTGTGACCTGCGCGGCCATCTTATTCGTAAATGCCGGGCTATTTGCCCTCTATGACCTAGCACAGTTTCGGCAGGCAAAGGAAAACGAGCTGTCTGTCTTAGCCCAGGTGATTGGTGAGCACAGCGTGGCAGCTTTGGTGTTTCAAGATGCAGAAGCTGCTACAGCTTCACTGGAAGGGTTGCGCACCATTCCTTACGTGCAGCTAGCTGTACTGTACACCCTATCTGGGCAGCCCTTTGCCTGGTATTTACCCGGGGAATTGCGCTCAGGCTTGCCTGCGCGTGTCCCAGAGCCGGGATACCGAGAGGGGGTGTTGCACTACGTGGCGCCGGTGTACTGGGATGGACAGCCTCAGGGCTATGTTTATCTGGCGGCTTCGCTTGCGGACTGGCGCGACCGTGTGCGGAATTATGCCACAATAGGAAGCATAGTATTGTTGTTTTCGTTGGGGATAGGGTTCCTGTTACTCTCCCTGTTGCAACAGCGGGTAAGCCGGCCGCTGGCCCAACTGGCTGATGCCTCGCAACAGGTAGCAACCTCCTACGACTACACCATTCGCGTGCCTGTTGAAGGTCCTCAGGAGCTGCAGAAGCTGGCCGCAGCGTTTAACGAAATGCTCAAGCGGGTGCAGGAACACCAGGCAGTGCTTGTTGCCGCTAAGGAAGCAGCTGAGGAAATGTCTCGCCTAAAGAGCACGTTTCTCGCCAACCTGAACCACGAAATTCGCACTCCACTGGCCGGCATTTTGGGATATGCTCAGATTCTGCAAGAAGTGCTTGAGAACCCAGAGCAGCGCGAAATGGCCCAGATTATTGAACAAAGTGGCCGAAGGCTATTAGATACGCTGGATGCGCTGCTTTACTTGGCCTGTTTAGAGGCTGGTACCGTTCGGGTGCAACATCAACCCCTGGACGTAGTCGCTGCCACGCAGCAGGTTGTGGCCGAGCTCCTTCCTATGGCTCAGGCGAAAGGCCTAACGTGTACTGTGCACAGCACGGCGCCCCAGCTTGAGTTCTGCGTTGATGCTGGGCTTTGGGAGCGCCTGGTTAAAAGCCTGGTGCACAATGCGATTAAGTTCACGCAGGCAGGCTATGTTCGGGTTTTGCTGGATAGCGATGAAACGACCGCGCAGCTTCAGGTCATCGATACTGGGATTGGTATTCCTGAAGAAGCGCAAAGCATGATCTTTGAGGCATTTAAGCAGGTTTCGGAGGGGCTAACGCGCGACTATGAAGGTAGTGGCTTAGGCTTAGCGATTGTGCAGCGGATTGTACGGCTGCTGGGCGGCCAAATCTATGTGGAAAGCCAGCCAGGCGTAGGAAGCATATTTACGGTTATTCTTCCGCGTTGCCGTGAAGTGGAAGAGGTCAAACCGCTGTCGGCCTCTGCTATAGTGGGCCGCACCTAA
- the rho gene encoding transcription termination factor Rho: MKISELQAKKIGELRELARALGLTGYSTLRKQDLIYRILEAQAEAEAGRPNGTSRRSPAATSPAETTTAETATPPQADLEAEASDGTSSEPPLAPSEIAEEAVDTPDEETEAAAAERTDLYREDRRQWRERRPRRNNWTETRRTERDERRRRIYEGRPEYMATYDPSKTELEGMIVKSGVLEVMPDGYGFLRSSEYNYLPSPDDIYVSPSQIKRFSLRLGDTIEGLVRPPKEGERFFALIQVHKVNNRPPSEMEERQSFDYLTPLYPTEQLRLETTPNEYSTRILDLFAPIGKGQRGLIVAPPKTGKTILLQKIANAITANHPEVYLIILLVDERPEEVTDMERNVKAEVISSTFDQDPERHVEVADIVLEKAKRLVEAKQDVVILLDSITRLARAHNAVAPSTGKTLSGGIEAGALRGPKRFFGAARNVEEGGSLTIIGTALIETGSRMDEVIFEEFKGTGNMELVLDRQLADRRIFPAIHLIKSGTRREELLIPEAKLQRIWLLRKILADMDAIEAMTFLLEKMRGTRSNDEFLITMNS; this comes from the coding sequence ATGAAAATCTCAGAGCTACAGGCCAAAAAGATTGGCGAATTGCGTGAACTAGCACGCGCGCTGGGCCTTACGGGGTATTCCACGCTTCGCAAACAGGATTTGATTTATCGTATTCTAGAGGCCCAGGCAGAAGCCGAAGCAGGACGTCCCAACGGAACTTCCCGCCGGAGCCCTGCGGCAACTTCACCTGCAGAAACCACGACCGCAGAAACCGCAACCCCGCCTCAAGCAGACCTAGAGGCTGAAGCTTCAGATGGGACTTCGAGTGAGCCTCCCCTAGCCCCGTCAGAAATAGCCGAAGAGGCGGTCGATACCCCAGATGAGGAAACTGAAGCTGCTGCTGCCGAACGCACGGACCTTTACCGTGAGGACCGGCGCCAGTGGCGCGAGCGCCGTCCCCGCCGAAATAACTGGACCGAAACGCGACGCACAGAGCGCGACGAGCGGCGACGGCGTATCTACGAAGGGCGGCCTGAATACATGGCCACCTACGACCCGAGCAAGACCGAGCTCGAGGGCATGATTGTCAAAAGCGGTGTGCTTGAAGTCATGCCCGATGGCTACGGCTTCTTGCGCTCTTCGGAGTATAACTACTTGCCTAGTCCCGACGACATCTACGTCTCGCCTTCGCAAATCAAGCGCTTTAGCTTGCGTCTGGGCGATACCATCGAAGGCCTGGTACGTCCTCCTAAAGAGGGTGAGCGTTTCTTTGCGCTTATCCAGGTGCACAAAGTCAATAACCGCCCCCCCAGCGAAATGGAAGAGCGGCAAAGCTTTGACTATTTAACGCCGCTCTACCCCACCGAACAGCTGCGCCTGGAAACCACGCCTAACGAGTACAGCACGCGCATTCTAGACTTGTTTGCGCCGATCGGCAAAGGGCAACGCGGCCTTATCGTAGCCCCACCCAAAACCGGCAAAACCATCCTGCTCCAAAAAATCGCTAATGCCATCACGGCCAACCATCCCGAAGTCTATCTGATCATCCTCCTGGTCGACGAGCGGCCAGAAGAAGTAACCGACATGGAGCGCAACGTCAAGGCCGAAGTGATCTCGTCCACTTTCGACCAGGATCCCGAGCGCCACGTCGAAGTAGCCGACATCGTGCTCGAGAAAGCCAAACGCCTGGTGGAAGCTAAGCAGGATGTGGTAATTTTGCTGGACTCAATCACGCGACTGGCACGGGCACACAACGCCGTAGCTCCTAGCACAGGCAAAACGCTCTCGGGCGGTATTGAGGCTGGAGCACTGCGTGGGCCTAAACGCTTCTTTGGCGCAGCCCGAAACGTCGAAGAAGGCGGCTCCCTGACCATCATTGGCACAGCGCTCATTGAAACAGGCAGCCGCATGGACGAAGTCATCTTTGAAGAATTCAAGGGAACGGGCAACATGGAACTGGTGCTCGACCGGCAACTGGCCGATCGCCGCATCTTCCCAGCAATCCATCTGATTAAATCGGGTACGCGCCGCGAAGAACTGCTCATTCCCGAAGCTAAACTGCAGCGCATCTGGCTACTCCGGAAGATCCTGGCCGACATGGACGCGATCGAAGCCATGACCTTCCTCCTTGAAAAGATGCGCGGTACGCGGAGCAACGACGAGTTTCTGATCACGATGAACTCCTAA
- a CDS encoding FecR family protein: MNREATLAQRIGQLREAGRPLASDPELAADPLMQVLLRFQARQVPKVEVARQERIWQQVVRRMQRPAADRLPRVGFRRRRMIWRWALSVAMVLLAVGLGWWLSAGRKAEPVLVASAETAMQAYRAPDGSRVTLRPHSRLYQVVASETVLHYRLEGEAFFEVVPRPERRFQVEAGPVHVTVLGTRFNVRTWGGVEVFLEAGRLELQGPRGQRQVLTAGQRVRLTANGRLTAPERASAEVYLDWLQGRLTFAQQPAAQVVTELAYHFGVQITLPEPYAAQTLSGTLLLEDLEQALQDLGRVLGGHFVAVAPAHYRFEADGDR; this comes from the coding sequence ATGAATCGTGAGGCTACATTAGCGCAACGTATTGGGCAGCTTCGAGAGGCAGGTCGGCCTTTAGCGTCTGATCCGGAGCTGGCAGCAGATCCGCTGATGCAGGTGCTGCTACGGTTTCAGGCTAGGCAAGTGCCTAAGGTCGAAGTAGCACGGCAAGAGCGCATTTGGCAGCAGGTGGTGCGCCGTATGCAGCGACCGGCAGCTGACCGACTACCACGTGTGGGCTTCAGGCGTCGCCGCATGATTTGGCGTTGGGCGCTTAGCGTAGCGATGGTGCTTCTGGCAGTAGGGCTGGGCTGGTGGTTGTCTGCAGGACGCAAGGCGGAGCCGGTGCTGGTAGCTTCGGCCGAAACAGCGATGCAGGCCTATAGGGCTCCAGATGGTTCGCGCGTCACGCTTCGCCCGCACTCAAGACTGTATCAAGTGGTAGCTTCGGAAACGGTGCTGCACTACCGGCTAGAGGGTGAGGCGTTTTTCGAGGTAGTGCCTCGTCCCGAGCGTCGCTTTCAGGTGGAGGCTGGTCCGGTGCATGTAACCGTACTCGGCACACGGTTTAACGTACGCACCTGGGGAGGCGTTGAAGTCTTTCTAGAAGCCGGAAGGCTTGAGCTGCAAGGGCCAAGGGGGCAGCGGCAGGTGCTGACAGCAGGCCAGCGCGTCCGCCTAACCGCTAATGGACGCCTCACAGCACCGGAGCGGGCTTCCGCTGAAGTGTACCTGGACTGGCTACAAGGGCGATTGACGTTTGCGCAGCAGCCAGCTGCTCAAGTTGTCACTGAGTTGGCTTACCACTTTGGCGTGCAGATTACGTTGCCCGAGCCGTATGCAGCCCAGACGCTCAGCGGTACGTTGTTGCTAGAGGATCTGGAACAAGCTTTGCAGGACTTGGGTCGCGTCTTGGGTGGTCACTTTGTCGCGGTTGCACCAGCGCATTATCGCTTTGAAGCTGATGGGGATCGTTAA
- a CDS encoding TonB-dependent receptor, which yields MGIVKPGLALSGFLLIALGVQAQPVRYHEAPLRQVLEEVAERTGYAVLYRDALVEGRTISLQTTSAKLIEALADALAEQGLKLEIDPNRRQLLVTEARRRIVTLSGEVRDARSGAPLPYATVAWHADAALQGTMADAEGRFRAMLTVPERQDTLRLRVSYVGYVPQTVTVGIREKAIVVRLVPEEKALPAVVVIGSASRLDGVDTSWQRLIRPERFAPFGEPGATRALQALPAVGLTIGLTNGLNVRGSQTDGFQLLLDGMPIYHPTHLFGLFDAFNADALEAVGFYYDVAPVVYAAPPGGTLAFATRAGSRDRLHATAGLSNVAGRLLLEGPLPGQQGSWLVAGRHALIGWLDWPGNAKLLAYGLDVARPTSPLPSQAVDLEARLLERGPVAGAFYDLHGSLLLDEARWRLRLSGYAGADEAQQQAYRLMPDWSLAGPLSSTPRWQPVATRQSWANRALSLQASYWLSSSLRLHTTLGMAAYQSTYAKDDFLYTLSGGSLQKFFRRLAPFAYRNALHEGRWEQAVDLGQQAGIWTLGAALQVVSLSYTESSALRLKPFVVKQHVLNIDGFGQYEGTPHPWVKLLSGVRLHTFATGAQLRLSPRVHLTLHPYGFWSVGVALSRNYQFLHRLAFRNTNSTGVWLLTESKQPPTAVDNLSLGMQLRPGKTRFSLDAYARYLKHLWQHEVEVPVYLVTRDRETAMPWLTDVEAQAHGLEVLLLQPLGPLEATLGYSLARIQMRHPAILNGAWYPAPWDRRHQLRAYLDVPLWSGGALALAWFAASGAPNTESFTDPAQPKRLGPYYRLDLTLFSRHAAGPATLEVRLGVFNLFDRANPWYREPMLVLTGPRLPRRFDFVPVDVYDLGRQASIDFTLRF from the coding sequence ATGGGGATCGTTAAGCCTGGGCTTGCTTTAAGCGGATTTTTACTGATAGCCCTTGGGGTGCAGGCGCAACCAGTGAGGTACCACGAAGCACCGCTGCGCCAGGTGCTCGAGGAGGTGGCCGAGCGCACCGGATATGCCGTGCTTTACCGCGATGCCCTGGTCGAAGGGCGCACGATCTCGCTACAGACTACCTCGGCAAAGCTGATTGAAGCGTTGGCCGATGCCCTAGCTGAGCAGGGGTTAAAGCTAGAAATCGATCCCAACCGCCGGCAACTGCTGGTAACAGAAGCTCGGAGGCGGATCGTTACCCTAAGTGGCGAGGTGCGTGATGCACGAAGTGGAGCGCCTTTACCCTATGCCACCGTTGCCTGGCATGCAGATGCAGCACTTCAGGGCACAATGGCCGACGCCGAGGGCCGGTTCCGCGCTATGCTCACGGTACCAGAAAGGCAGGATACGCTGCGGCTGCGGGTATCGTACGTAGGCTACGTGCCACAGACCGTGACCGTAGGGATACGAGAAAAAGCTATTGTAGTACGCCTGGTGCCGGAGGAAAAAGCCCTGCCCGCTGTGGTGGTTATCGGAAGCGCAAGTCGGTTGGATGGGGTCGATACCAGCTGGCAGCGGCTCATTCGACCCGAGCGCTTTGCGCCCTTTGGCGAACCTGGAGCAACACGGGCACTCCAGGCCCTGCCTGCTGTTGGCTTAACTATTGGCCTGACCAACGGGCTCAACGTACGTGGCAGCCAAACCGACGGATTTCAGCTTCTGCTCGATGGCATGCCTATCTATCACCCCACCCATCTTTTTGGATTATTTGATGCCTTTAATGCCGATGCACTTGAGGCGGTTGGATTCTACTACGACGTGGCGCCCGTGGTCTATGCCGCACCACCTGGGGGAACCTTGGCCTTTGCCACACGCGCTGGAAGCCGGGATCGGCTTCATGCCACGGCAGGCCTGAGCAACGTAGCTGGCAGGCTTTTGCTCGAAGGGCCTCTGCCTGGCCAGCAAGGCAGCTGGCTTGTTGCCGGCCGCCATGCACTGATCGGATGGCTCGACTGGCCAGGGAATGCCAAGCTGCTCGCCTATGGCTTGGATGTAGCCCGCCCAACCAGCCCTTTGCCTTCCCAGGCTGTCGACCTGGAAGCGCGTCTGCTAGAGCGCGGACCAGTGGCCGGCGCTTTTTATGATCTGCATGGCAGCCTGCTGCTCGACGAAGCACGCTGGCGCCTTCGATTGAGCGGCTATGCAGGAGCCGATGAGGCGCAGCAGCAAGCCTATCGGCTTATGCCCGATTGGAGTCTGGCAGGTCCCTTAAGTAGCACTCCTCGCTGGCAACCCGTGGCTACGCGCCAAAGCTGGGCTAACCGTGCTTTAAGCCTGCAAGCTTCTTACTGGCTTTCAAGCAGCTTGCGGCTGCACACCACGTTAGGCATGGCAGCCTACCAGAGCACCTATGCCAAAGACGATTTTCTGTATACCCTCTCAGGGGGCAGCTTGCAAAAATTTTTTCGACGTTTAGCACCTTTCGCATATCGTAACGCATTGCATGAAGGGCGCTGGGAACAGGCGGTGGACCTTGGGCAACAGGCTGGCATTTGGACCCTAGGCGCTGCGCTACAGGTGGTTTCGCTTTCGTACACAGAAAGCTCTGCACTACGCCTTAAGCCCTTTGTAGTCAAGCAGCATGTGCTCAACATAGACGGCTTTGGACAATATGAAGGCACGCCTCATCCATGGGTTAAGCTACTGAGTGGCGTGCGGCTGCATACCTTTGCAACCGGTGCACAACTGCGGCTATCCCCACGCGTGCATCTGACGCTGCATCCCTATGGGTTTTGGTCTGTAGGCGTAGCGCTTAGCCGCAACTATCAATTTCTCCACCGCCTGGCTTTCCGAAATACAAACAGCACAGGCGTCTGGCTTTTGACAGAATCCAAGCAGCCACCTACCGCGGTCGACAACCTAAGCCTGGGCATGCAGCTCCGCCCTGGGAAAACGCGTTTTTCGCTAGATGCCTATGCACGGTATCTAAAGCATCTCTGGCAGCATGAGGTAGAGGTTCCCGTCTATCTTGTTACGCGCGACCGAGAAACAGCTATGCCCTGGCTGACCGACGTCGAGGCCCAAGCCCATGGCCTGGAAGTGTTGCTGCTACAACCCTTAGGGCCTTTGGAGGCTACGTTAGGCTATTCCTTAGCCCGCATCCAAATGCGCCATCCTGCAATCCTCAATGGGGCTTGGTATCCTGCCCCTTGGGATCGTCGGCATCAGCTTCGCGCATATCTAGATGTGCCCCTTTGGTCCGGGGGCGCACTCGCGTTGGCCTGGTTTGCCGCTTCTGGAGCACCAAATACCGAAAGCTTTACCGATCCAGCCCAGCCTAAACGGCTGGGACCCTATTATCGCTTGGACTTGACGCTCTTCAGTCGCCACGCTGCTGGACCCGCAACACTTGAAGTGCGCCTGGGCGTGTTTAACCTCTTCGATCGGGCTAATCCTTGGTACCGTGAACCCATGCTGGTGCTAACCGGACCGCGCTTGCCCCGACGCTTCGACTTTGTGCCGGTCGATGTGTATGACCTGGGCCGCCAAGCTTCGATTGACTTTACCCTTCGCTTTTAA
- the ruvA gene encoding Holliday junction branch migration protein RuvA: protein MITYISGKLATKKLTEVVVDVQGIGYRLLIPTSTYEVLPEVGAQVHLLTHLYLREDAVMLFGFATEAERALFEVMLSVTGVGPRLALAALSTFPPAQLREAILAGDKQALTRIPSVGPRTAERLIVELRDRLALLDVAELAPVGADDVRTQARADALAALEALGLPRAAAERSLRKVLREHPGLQSAEELIRLALREQGA from the coding sequence ATGATTACCTACATTTCAGGCAAATTAGCTACCAAGAAGCTTACCGAAGTCGTGGTCGACGTGCAGGGCATTGGCTATCGCCTCCTCATCCCTACGTCGACCTATGAGGTGCTGCCTGAAGTGGGAGCACAGGTGCACCTGTTAACCCATCTCTACCTGCGGGAAGACGCGGTGATGCTGTTCGGCTTTGCCACAGAAGCTGAGCGCGCATTGTTTGAGGTCATGCTCAGCGTAACAGGCGTCGGCCCCCGCCTAGCCCTGGCGGCGCTCTCTACGTTCCCTCCTGCCCAACTTCGCGAAGCTATCCTCGCAGGAGATAAACAGGCCCTCACGCGCATCCCAAGCGTAGGCCCCCGAACGGCTGAACGCCTGATTGTAGAACTGCGGGATCGATTGGCTTTGCTGGACGTAGCGGAGCTAGCACCAGTTGGTGCAGACGACGTGCGCACCCAAGCCCGAGCTGACGCCTTGGCTGCACTGGAAGCCTTGGGCCTTCCGCGAGCCGCAGCCGAACGCAGCCTGCGCAAAGTGCTGCGCGAGCACCCTGGACTGCAATCGGCCGAAGAGCTCATTCGCCTAGCCCTACGCGAGCAGGGCGCTTAG
- a CDS encoding TIGR01548 family HAD-type hydrolase, with the protein MPPLIKAVLFDLDGVLVDVSRSYRRAIEETVEHFTGHKITPATIQRYKNAGGFNNDWKLTHTLILDLGIQVPLSRVVAEFQRRYRGEHWDGFIAQEPPLVGTQTLAQLRRQGYILGIVTGRPEAEARWTLERFGWRPYFPLLVAMEHQDGRGKPDPFPLQRALAMLEAAGLPVAPERAVYVGDSVDDMEAAQAAGLIPIGVVPPYLDLSQHAALLRERGAAHVLASTDDLPRLMAELEAIPAQRAL; encoded by the coding sequence ATGCCCCCCCTCATAAAGGCTGTTTTGTTTGACCTAGACGGCGTGCTGGTCGATGTGTCCCGTTCCTATCGGCGCGCCATTGAAGAAACCGTAGAACACTTCACCGGCCACAAAATCACGCCCGCTACAATTCAGCGCTATAAAAACGCTGGGGGTTTTAACAACGACTGGAAGCTAACGCATACGCTGATTCTCGATCTTGGCATACAGGTTCCGCTAAGCCGCGTTGTCGCTGAATTTCAACGGCGCTATCGCGGCGAGCACTGGGATGGCTTTATTGCCCAAGAACCCCCATTGGTAGGCACGCAGACCTTAGCCCAACTCCGTCGTCAAGGGTATATCTTAGGTATCGTAACCGGTAGGCCAGAGGCCGAAGCCCGCTGGACACTGGAACGCTTTGGATGGCGCCCCTACTTTCCGCTGCTGGTAGCGATGGAGCATCAGGATGGGCGCGGCAAACCCGATCCCTTTCCTTTACAACGGGCACTGGCCATGTTAGAAGCAGCCGGATTGCCTGTGGCTCCCGAAAGGGCTGTATACGTAGGGGATTCGGTCGACGACATGGAAGCCGCCCAAGCAGCTGGGTTGATCCCCATTGGGGTCGTTCCACCGTATCTGGACCTATCCCAACACGCTGCGCTGCTGCGCGAGCGCGGTGCCGCTCATGTCTTGGCCAGCACCGACGACTTGCCTCGCCTTATGGCTGAGCTGGAGGCTATCCCAGCCCAGCGCGCACTATAG
- a CDS encoding YfiR family protein produces MARNCRDGDASAMDLGFTMGMVRQQFIACALFIGILVGPVLPQEAPSWEVRAYRIKAAFLYHFAQFSSWPEDVFTGPQAPLRLCILGEDPFGEALQQLEGKTVRNRPLEIVHLAAGASALTCHVVFMGRMPDAVLRETLSQLQGRPVLSIGEQEAFLKQGGIIRLFTHKNRVQFEINLAALHRSGLQLSSRVIRLAQLYKEK; encoded by the coding sequence ATGGCACGAAACTGCCGCGATGGAGATGCATCGGCAATGGATCTTGGCTTTACAATGGGCATGGTAAGGCAACAGTTTATTGCCTGTGCCTTGTTTATAGGCATCCTTGTGGGCCCTGTGCTTCCGCAGGAAGCACCTTCATGGGAAGTGCGGGCTTACCGCATTAAGGCTGCTTTCCTGTACCATTTTGCACAGTTTAGCAGCTGGCCAGAGGACGTTTTTACAGGGCCCCAGGCGCCGTTGCGGCTGTGCATCCTCGGAGAGGATCCTTTTGGTGAGGCACTCCAGCAACTGGAAGGGAAAACGGTACGAAACCGTCCGCTGGAGATTGTGCACCTCGCAGCAGGTGCCTCGGCGTTGACATGCCATGTTGTTTTTATGGGACGCATGCCTGATGCTGTGCTACGGGAGACGCTATCGCAATTGCAAGGGCGACCTGTGTTGAGCATAGGCGAGCAGGAAGCGTTTTTGAAGCAGGGTGGCATCATTCGGCTATTTACGCATAAAAACAGGGTTCAATTTGAGATCAATTTGGCAGCCCTACACCGGTCAGGATTGCAGCTTAGCTCGCGGGTAATTCGGCTAGCGCAGCTGTACAAAGAAAAGTAA